AACGAGCTAGTTTTCGTTACAAActgttatacaaattaaatttgtatctaACATTTATGAAgaatgcgggtctcgaacccgcgTCAGAGCGCTCTTATTAATTTACACACTCACAAcaagatggagccacaacctgagagttgaattgGTAAGAGCCCTCGGACGGAACCCGCATCGTTTAAAGATTTTGGTTACaagctttatttatataataattctaaGAAGTGAGGGACATCaccttaaaataacaaattgtttagaaactatcaatttaattaatatttatttccagCTCACATCCAGGAGGCACTTGAAGAGAACTGCGGCAAATGTACGGACAAACAGAAGACAGGAACACGTCGTGTGATCGGACACCTTATCAACCATGAGGAAGAGTACTGGAACCAGCTGAAGGCTAAATACGATCCCAAGAGCAAATACTCCGTCAAATACGAGGAGGAGCTCCGTTCTATCAAGGCTTCTTAATACCAATAGTTGGTGT
The sequence above is drawn from the Leptidea sinapis chromosome 42, ilLepSina1.1, whole genome shotgun sequence genome and encodes:
- the LOC126976885 gene encoding allergen Tha p 1-like, whose amino-acid sequence is MKSLAVVCLLALFVFAAARPDVYTDKYDNVDLDEILENKRLFTPYVKCILDQGKCSPDGKELKSHIQEALEENCGKCTDKQKTGTRRVIGHLINHEEEYWNQLKAKYDPKSKYSVKYEEELRSIKAS